The Lacrimispora xylanolytica genome has a segment encoding these proteins:
- a CDS encoding TIM-barrel domain-containing protein, with amino-acid sequence MALNQVDTVVIESGKKTLIYRNISDNIIHCTCGVTGSIIKPSPLGIEPPASGVFQYERTNHFHIFGNGTLKAEINRKTGKTYWSHSGSGKLLFEETDRELYEIPVYQHTTKGEAPEIKRVKTVDGERIFINNLVQEEVRTAYRGKLWFEWQRDEKLHGLGQGEEGIYDYKGSVQYLYQHNMRIPLPVLISDRGYGLLFDCGSLMTFNDDKRGSYVYFDTVDQLSYYIIYGPQFDQIIKGIRTLSGRAPMLPKWSFGYIQSKEAYHTQQELLDVVKEYRKRGIPIDGIVQDWNTWEEGKWGNKLLDKSRYPDFPGAVKELHKKNVHVMVSVWPNMDPSTENHKEFLDKGLLLHDLSTYDAFNPKARAVYYKQLKEELLAAGVDAWWCDSTEPFCGPDWKGSFRREAWERFMLVGEEHKKYLDPAKANLYGKYHAKGIYENQRKENHNKRVLNLTRSGFAGSQAYGTVLWSGDITATWETLKLQMKEGLNFCMSGHPYWTLDVGGFFVVKDNWKKRGCNSSNDPEPKWFWQGGYEQGVDDRAYRELYVRWLQFSLFLPMFRSHGTDTPREIWNFGERGTMFYDEIERCIRLRYKLMPYTYSLAGRVMLQDDTMLRSLLFDFPEDETAKGISSQFMYGDSILVCPVTEPMYYEAENIPLERERTWRCYLPLSCGWYDFWTGNYYEGGQWIIAEAPINKIPVFIREGAIIPMEQGLSYADEVVDTPFEFHVYEGKDGSFQLYEDSGDGYDYEKGIYNLIPVSWDDKKRELSLGKSRYSFPQSIKGRSCVIRTSGGREMFFSYDGTETTISFP; translated from the coding sequence ATGGCATTGAATCAGGTAGATACGGTGGTCATAGAATCGGGAAAGAAAACTTTGATATACAGAAATATTTCTGACAACATCATTCACTGCACCTGTGGGGTGACGGGAAGTATTATAAAGCCCTCCCCCTTAGGAATCGAGCCGCCTGCAAGCGGGGTCTTTCAGTATGAGAGGACCAATCATTTCCATATATTTGGAAATGGTACTCTTAAAGCGGAGATCAACAGAAAAACAGGAAAGACATACTGGAGCCACAGCGGGTCCGGGAAACTGCTTTTTGAAGAGACAGACAGGGAGCTTTATGAGATCCCTGTCTATCAGCATACCACAAAGGGGGAAGCCCCTGAAATCAAACGGGTAAAGACCGTTGATGGAGAGCGTATTTTTATCAATAACCTGGTGCAGGAAGAGGTGAGGACCGCTTACAGGGGAAAATTGTGGTTTGAGTGGCAAAGGGATGAAAAGCTTCATGGGCTTGGGCAGGGAGAGGAAGGAATCTACGATTACAAGGGTTCTGTTCAGTATCTTTACCAGCATAACATGAGAATTCCCCTTCCTGTCCTCATATCTGACCGGGGCTATGGCCTGTTGTTTGACTGCGGCAGCCTGATGACCTTTAATGATGATAAAAGGGGCTCTTATGTGTATTTTGATACAGTGGATCAGCTGAGCTATTATATTATCTATGGACCTCAATTTGACCAGATCATAAAGGGGATCAGAACGTTATCCGGGAGAGCGCCCATGCTTCCCAAATGGTCCTTTGGATATATCCAGTCCAAGGAGGCATACCATACCCAGCAGGAGCTTTTAGATGTAGTAAAGGAATATCGAAAGAGAGGCATTCCCATTGACGGAATTGTTCAGGACTGGAACACCTGGGAAGAGGGGAAATGGGGCAATAAGCTCTTGGATAAATCCCGGTATCCTGATTTTCCTGGGGCAGTGAAGGAATTACATAAGAAAAACGTTCATGTCATGGTCTCTGTATGGCCCAATATGGACCCCAGTACGGAAAACCACAAGGAATTTTTGGATAAGGGACTGCTATTACATGATTTATCCACCTACGATGCTTTTAATCCCAAGGCGAGAGCCGTATATTATAAGCAGCTGAAAGAGGAACTGCTTGCGGCAGGCGTGGATGCCTGGTGGTGTGATTCCACGGAGCCGTTTTGCGGACCGGACTGGAAGGGAAGCTTTCGTAGGGAAGCCTGGGAGCGGTTCATGCTGGTGGGGGAAGAGCATAAGAAATACCTTGATCCTGCTAAGGCCAACTTATATGGAAAATACCATGCAAAGGGAATCTATGAAAATCAGAGGAAAGAGAACCACAATAAGCGGGTACTGAATCTGACCAGATCCGGCTTTGCCGGCTCTCAGGCCTACGGAACGGTTCTTTGGTCCGGGGATATTACTGCCACCTGGGAAACTCTTAAATTGCAGATGAAGGAAGGACTTAACTTCTGCATGAGCGGTCACCCCTACTGGACACTGGATGTGGGGGGCTTCTTTGTGGTAAAGGACAACTGGAAAAAAAGGGGCTGCAATTCAAGCAATGACCCGGAACCCAAATGGTTCTGGCAGGGCGGTTATGAGCAGGGAGTGGATGACAGGGCATACCGGGAGCTTTATGTGAGATGGCTTCAGTTTTCCCTCTTTCTTCCCATGTTCCGTTCTCACGGAACGGATACCCCACGGGAAATCTGGAACTTCGGAGAGCGGGGCACTATGTTTTATGATGAGATAGAGCGATGTATCCGTCTTAGATATAAATTAATGCCCTATACCTATTCCCTTGCGGGACGGGTCATGCTTCAGGATGATACCATGCTTCGAAGCCTTCTGTTTGATTTTCCAGAGGATGAGACGGCAAAGGGAATATCCTCACAGTTTATGTACGGAGATTCCATCCTGGTTTGTCCGGTGACAGAGCCTATGTATTATGAAGCGGAAAATATCCCACTGGAGCGGGAACGGACCTGGAGATGCTATCTGCCCCTTTCCTGCGGCTGGTATGATTTCTGGACCGGAAATTATTATGAGGGCGGCCAATGGATCATAGCAGAAGCTCCTATTAATAAGATTCCTGTATTTATCAGGGAAGGAGCCATCATTCCAATGGAACAGGGACTTAGCTATGCAGATGAGGTGGTTGATACTCCATTTGAATTTCACGTATACGAAGGAAAAGACGGATCTTTTCAGCTGTATGAGGATTCGGGAGATGGGTATGATTATGAAAAAGGAATCTATAATCTTATTCCGGTTTCCTGGGACGATAAAAAAAGAGAGCTGTCCCTTGGTAAGAGCCGTTATTCCTTTCCCCAATCCATTAAGGGTCGAAGCTGCGTGATCCGCACCTCGGGAGGACGGGAAATGTTCTTTTCCTATGATGGAACGGAAACAACCATATCTTTCCCATAA
- a CDS encoding carbohydrate ABC transporter permease codes for MKAKKHAAAIAANAGAWLITAISLIPFLLILLNSLKDSLGASEMNLKLPAVPLQWDNFLVVVEKGKLLTSFLNSCIYSVASVFLCTLFASMASYVFSRNRSKINRILYLYMVLGITMPVNYVALTKVMMFLHLNNTRVGIILLYTAMQLPFSVFLIHGFVAKLPTELDEAAVIDGCSPVRLFVSVILPLLKPAIATVVVLTFLNTWNEFVSPLYFLSSSAKWPMTLSVYNFFGMYFKDWNLVCADIFLTSLPVILVYLLGQKYIVSGMTAGAVKG; via the coding sequence ATGAAAGCAAAAAAACATGCCGCTGCCATTGCCGCCAACGCCGGGGCATGGCTGATCACTGCCATTTCACTGATTCCTTTTCTGCTTATTCTATTAAACTCCTTAAAGGACAGCCTGGGAGCCTCTGAAATGAATCTTAAGCTACCGGCAGTTCCCCTTCAGTGGGATAATTTCCTTGTGGTAGTGGAAAAGGGAAAGCTTTTGACCTCATTTTTAAATAGCTGCATCTATTCGGTTGCAAGTGTTTTTCTCTGTACGCTGTTTGCGTCCATGGCCTCCTATGTTTTTTCAAGGAACCGGTCTAAAATAAACCGGATTCTCTATCTTTATATGGTGTTAGGAATCACCATGCCAGTCAATTATGTGGCACTGACAAAGGTTATGATGTTTCTTCATCTGAATAATACCAGAGTGGGAATCATTCTTTTGTATACGGCGATGCAGCTTCCGTTTTCCGTATTTCTGATTCATGGCTTTGTGGCAAAGCTGCCAACAGAGCTTGATGAAGCCGCTGTCATCGATGGCTGCAGTCCGGTCCGGTTGTTTGTCTCGGTTATCCTGCCTCTTTTAAAGCCTGCAATTGCAACGGTAGTGGTACTTACATTTTTAAATACATGGAATGAGTTTGTATCCCCTTTGTATTTTTTAAGCAGCTCTGCCAAGTGGCCAATGACACTTTCGGTCTACAACTTTTTTGGAATGTATTTTAAAGACTGGAATCTGGTCTGTGCCGATATTTTCCTGACCAGTCTTCCGGTAATACTTGTTTATCTTTTAGGGCAAAAGTATATTGTATCCGGTATGACAGCCGGAGCGGTGAAAGGATAG
- a CDS encoding carbohydrate ABC transporter permease → MNKNKIYPMWFAALALFIYTVLFVLPGLIGIGYSFTDWSSYSNQLHFVGLENFKTVFSADENYLKIIKNTLVFTLSTTVIKNILGLALAVLLTKSIRLLNFHRGVMFLPSVLSTLILGMVFTSILNPSTGLLNTFLRGTGLEGLAKPWLTSPVYAFPSVMAVDIWRGTGYIMTILIAGILSISQDYYEACSIDGASSWQKFRFITLPLLLPTLATTTVLNVIYGLKVFDMIYALTNGGPGKATTEVLYTAVFKKFGTGQYAIGTALSSVMFVFMVVIGFFMIRTMTKDEVEE, encoded by the coding sequence ATGAATAAAAATAAAATTTACCCTATGTGGTTTGCTGCGCTGGCACTTTTCATCTACACGGTCTTATTTGTTCTTCCCGGCCTGATTGGTATCGGATATTCCTTTACTGACTGGTCCTCCTATTCAAACCAGCTCCATTTTGTTGGGCTTGAGAATTTTAAGACCGTATTTTCCGCAGATGAAAATTACTTGAAGATTATAAAGAATACTCTGGTATTCACTCTTTCAACAACTGTAATTAAGAACATATTAGGACTTGCACTGGCGGTGCTGCTTACAAAATCCATCCGGCTTTTAAATTTTCACCGGGGCGTTATGTTCCTGCCGTCTGTGCTGTCTACCCTGATCCTTGGAATGGTTTTCACCTCGATATTGAATCCCTCCACAGGCTTATTAAATACATTTTTACGGGGAACTGGGCTGGAGGGGCTTGCTAAGCCCTGGCTCACCAGCCCGGTATATGCCTTTCCGTCTGTGATGGCAGTGGATATCTGGAGAGGGACCGGGTATATCATGACCATATTAATTGCCGGTATCCTTTCCATCTCTCAGGATTACTATGAGGCATGCAGCATTGATGGGGCCTCCTCCTGGCAGAAATTCCGGTTTATTACACTGCCTCTGCTGCTTCCCACCCTTGCCACCACAACGGTTTTAAATGTAATTTATGGACTTAAGGTCTTTGATATGATTTATGCACTGACAAACGGAGGTCCCGGAAAAGCAACGACAGAGGTTCTTTATACGGCTGTGTTCAAGAAGTTCGGAACCGGTCAGTATGCCATTGGTACCGCCCTATCCTCTGTCATGTTCGTATTCATGGTAGTAATCGGATTCTTTATGATCCGCACGATGACGAAAGATGAGGTGGAAGAATAA
- a CDS encoding ABC transporter substrate-binding protein has translation MKLKKTVVLSLTMAAALIFTGCAKTESGGTGSAASGESASQEAKASSGKGKDGVTISFMASQDWIQDAEIELSKKFTEETGIKVDYQIIPSDQYVNLLMTKLNTGECTDIFGAQSGRFDIKAQISVEKNAVDLSKTAFSSQVEPLVADELSIDKKLYGQPIQDVSSVWAIGYNKKIFEKLNLEIPTDYESFTKVCDAISAEGITPIYECVSDGWHHTLWLPETGVQAETKEPGIIDKWNENKAAFEGNATLTTILNQVNEMVSKGYWGEDYMSNTYADSAKNIASGKYAMTIANQGFGAEVNKVNPDIAVDDIGYFVIPLADNQALNVNPAGPARFVFSGSKHQEEAIQYLEFLAKEENLAYLTENVSKFNKLPFKNAPSMYTESVQDFYSRYTNKGTVIQTAVKYVNPQWSEIGANLSAMIVGEMKPEEVLKSIDEVRAQQAKAAGDPAWK, from the coding sequence ATGAAGCTTAAAAAAACTGTAGTATTGAGCCTGACGATGGCGGCTGCACTTATTTTTACCGGCTGCGCAAAAACGGAGAGTGGAGGAACCGGAAGTGCTGCTTCCGGGGAAAGCGCTTCCCAGGAGGCAAAGGCTTCCTCCGGTAAGGGAAAGGATGGTGTGACTATTTCCTTTATGGCAAGCCAGGATTGGATTCAGGATGCAGAAATTGAGCTGTCTAAGAAATTTACGGAAGAAACAGGAATTAAGGTGGATTATCAGATTATTCCTTCTGACCAGTACGTCAACCTTTTAATGACGAAATTAAATACTGGGGAATGTACGGACATTTTTGGAGCCCAAAGCGGAAGATTTGATATTAAGGCCCAGATTAGTGTTGAGAAGAATGCCGTTGATTTATCTAAAACCGCCTTTAGCAGTCAGGTGGAACCTCTGGTAGCCGATGAACTGTCCATAGACAAAAAGCTGTATGGGCAGCCAATACAGGATGTGTCTTCTGTATGGGCCATTGGCTATAACAAGAAGATCTTTGAGAAATTAAATTTAGAGATACCAACGGATTATGAAAGCTTTACCAAAGTATGTGATGCCATATCGGCAGAGGGAATTACGCCTATATATGAGTGTGTATCCGATGGCTGGCATCATACCTTATGGCTGCCGGAAACAGGGGTACAGGCAGAGACAAAAGAGCCTGGAATCATAGACAAGTGGAATGAAAATAAGGCAGCCTTTGAGGGAAATGCCACTCTGACAACCATCTTAAATCAGGTTAATGAAATGGTCTCTAAGGGGTACTGGGGCGAGGACTACATGTCCAATACGTATGCAGATTCTGCAAAGAACATTGCCTCTGGTAAGTACGCCATGACAATTGCCAATCAGGGCTTTGGGGCAGAGGTCAACAAGGTGAATCCTGATATTGCGGTAGATGATATCGGATATTTTGTAATACCACTAGCTGATAATCAGGCCTTAAATGTAAATCCGGCAGGACCAGCAAGATTTGTATTCAGCGGCTCGAAGCATCAGGAAGAGGCAATTCAGTATCTGGAATTCCTGGCTAAGGAAGAGAACCTGGCTTACTTAACGGAGAATGTCAGCAAATTCAATAAGCTTCCCTTTAAGAATGCGCCCAGCATGTATACAGAATCTGTTCAGGATTTCTACAGCCGCTACACCAACAAGGGAACAGTAATCCAGACAGCGGTCAAATATGTTAATCCTCAGTGGAGCGAAATAGGGGCCAATTTATCAGCAATGATCGTTGGTGAGATGAAACCGGAAGAGGTATTAAAATCAATTGATGAAGTGAGAGCCCAGCAGGCAAAGGCCGCCGGGGACCCCGCCTGGAAATGA
- a CDS encoding sensor histidine kinase: MVSITTKKPRNQSIMQTLFLPYTALFIFVILLLTFYTIANETTKLKTSAFSTLQNNAAIIMDNFESVVHDLDTASQNIIYSNLIKEKFGTYINYQDSTLSSNEIYESINNTKVLYDLIIAMIGPNSPADQTYLYSLDYGKFGVGLDNTSSKDSVLNQDWYDEVVRLKGKKYIYCEKDETLGRYYSYPDDNNFISLSRVFYSPLNIPQGIVEVKKSFKSVANAVTAFQSPYEEEVYLYGPDGKTVYSTGSGKHNELYFDLITKQTNGALEDANQTPIYLKSENKYILFTTSDYTGFITALVIDNRMLMQPIYQYISANLILLLFVMVITVFISYLISKRIATPLSKISNQARAFQLTSADTEPAFEEMELKITEVNTLYQTLLKMQKKARASMERELQLQSSDMQSKMLALQAQMNPHFLYNSLATIQAMADENMNQEIIMMCQTISRIFRYISSDSEQLVSLKDELSHTQDYLECMKVRYHDSLQFEFDIPEGMHEVRIPKLCLQLIVENAIKYSTKSSPPWNVKILGVLTNTYWEIQIRDNGPGFTKDDLEHLQEKISHIEKNGVLPNLEIDGMGLMNIYIRFKILYQGKHIFRLSNHVPHGAIVVIGGMMP; this comes from the coding sequence ATGGTGTCAATAACAACAAAGAAACCGAGAAATCAGAGCATCATGCAGACACTTTTTCTTCCATATACCGCCTTGTTTATTTTTGTAATTCTTTTACTTACCTTCTATACCATTGCAAATGAGACAACCAAGCTGAAAACCAGTGCATTCTCTACGTTACAGAACAATGCTGCTATCATCATGGACAACTTTGAGTCCGTGGTACACGACTTAGATACCGCATCTCAAAACATCATTTATTCCAATCTCATAAAAGAAAAATTCGGAACCTATATCAATTATCAGGACAGTACCCTAAGCTCCAATGAAATCTATGAAAGTATCAACAACACAAAAGTGCTTTACGATTTAATTATCGCAATGATTGGACCAAACTCTCCCGCTGACCAGACCTATCTCTATTCCCTGGACTACGGGAAATTCGGCGTAGGCTTAGACAACACCTCCTCAAAAGACAGCGTTTTAAACCAGGACTGGTATGATGAGGTGGTTCGCTTAAAAGGCAAGAAGTATATCTATTGTGAAAAAGATGAGACCTTGGGCCGCTATTATTCCTATCCTGACGATAACAATTTCATTTCCCTCAGCCGGGTATTTTACAGTCCGCTAAATATCCCTCAGGGAATTGTTGAAGTAAAAAAATCCTTTAAAAGCGTAGCCAACGCTGTCACTGCCTTTCAAAGCCCCTACGAGGAGGAGGTCTACCTTTACGGCCCCGACGGAAAAACGGTCTATTCCACGGGAAGCGGGAAACATAACGAGCTTTACTTCGATTTAATAACCAAGCAGACAAATGGGGCTCTAGAGGATGCCAATCAAACCCCTATTTATCTGAAATCAGAAAACAAGTACATCCTGTTTACCACCTCCGATTATACCGGCTTTATTACTGCATTGGTCATTGATAACCGGATGCTGATGCAGCCCATCTATCAGTATATTTCTGCCAACTTGATTCTTTTGCTTTTCGTCATGGTAATAACCGTTTTCATATCCTACTTAATTTCCAAACGGATTGCTACACCGCTATCCAAAATATCGAATCAGGCGAGAGCCTTTCAGCTGACAAGCGCTGATACAGAGCCAGCATTTGAAGAGATGGAGCTTAAAATCACAGAGGTAAATACCTTATATCAGACGCTGTTAAAGATGCAAAAGAAGGCCAGAGCCTCTATGGAGCGGGAACTCCAGCTGCAAAGCAGTGATATGCAGTCTAAGATGCTTGCGCTACAGGCTCAGATGAATCCTCATTTTTTATATAATTCCCTTGCCACCATTCAGGCCATGGCCGATGAGAATATGAATCAGGAAATTATCATGATGTGCCAGACGATTTCACGGATATTCCGATATATCTCATCTGACAGCGAACAGCTTGTATCCTTAAAAGATGAGCTGTCCCATACACAGGATTATCTGGAATGCATGAAGGTGAGATACCACGACAGCCTTCAGTTTGAATTTGATATTCCGGAAGGGATGCATGAGGTACGTATACCGAAGCTGTGCCTACAGTTAATCGTAGAAAATGCCATTAAGTATTCCACCAAATCAAGTCCTCCCTGGAATGTTAAGATACTGGGAGTTTTAACCAACACATACTGGGAGATTCAAATCAGGGACAACGGGCCTGGCTTTACAAAGGATGACCTGGAACATCTCCAGGAAAAAATATCTCACATTGAAAAAAACGGAGTTCTTCCAAACCTGGAAATAGACGGGATGGGGCTCATGAACATCTACATCCGATTTAAAATTTTATATCAGGGAAAACACATTTTCAGATTGAGCAACCACGTGCCTCACGGAGCAATTGTAGTCATAGGAGGAATGATGCCATGA
- a CDS encoding response regulator transcription factor: protein MKFSVLVIEDESLIAKNIAKKIEELNPSFLVAAIASNGQEGLKLAEEYLPNVIFTDIRMPVMDGLELVKQIHERYPFILSVIISGYSDFEYAKEALRYEVSNYLLKPVNYEELRKTLSVLETKLLSAKDRFQQDTLLHSPNRAKEIVELVKEYIHKNYQNQIDFTSLATEFGFSVPYLSKIFLKHSGITPSKYLRNHRLSISKQLLRNPELSIADISQLTGYLDPFHFSKTFKHVYGISPSEYRSELS from the coding sequence ATGAAGTTTTCAGTACTGGTGATTGAAGATGAATCCTTAATTGCCAAAAACATTGCCAAGAAAATTGAAGAGTTGAACCCGTCCTTTTTAGTAGCTGCAATTGCTTCCAATGGTCAGGAGGGGCTTAAGCTGGCGGAAGAATATCTCCCGAATGTCATTTTCACCGACATTCGAATGCCAGTGATGGATGGACTGGAGCTGGTAAAACAGATTCACGAAAGGTATCCCTTCATCCTTTCTGTCATCATCAGCGGTTACTCCGACTTTGAATATGCCAAGGAGGCCCTCCGGTACGAGGTGAGCAATTATCTCTTAAAGCCAGTCAATTACGAAGAGCTTAGAAAAACCCTGTCTGTTCTGGAGACTAAGCTGCTTTCAGCCAAGGACCGCTTCCAACAAGACACCCTGCTTCATTCTCCAAACCGGGCAAAGGAAATCGTAGAGCTTGTGAAGGAATATATTCACAAAAATTACCAGAATCAGATTGATTTTACTTCTCTTGCCACAGAATTTGGTTTCTCCGTCCCCTATTTAAGTAAGATTTTCCTAAAACACTCCGGAATCACGCCTTCCAAGTATTTAAGGAACCATCGGTTAAGTATTTCAAAACAGCTTCTTCGAAATCCTGAGCTGTCTATTGCAGATATCAGCCAGCTTACTGGCTATCTGGACCCCTTTCATTTCAGTAAGACCTTTAAACACGTCTACGGCATAAGCCCCAGTGAATACCGGAGTGAGCTCTCATAA
- a CDS encoding ABC transporter permease subunit, protein MKKMGKIDGKVFLLIITIVLFLAMYLAGVIIFNSKGFAKPQVFLNLFISNAGLIVIAAGMTMVMITGGIDISVGSVVALTCMMLAWMMEVKGVGAVPALIIVLIMGLVFGLVQGFLIAYLKLQPFIVTLAGMFFARGMTAIISQEMISVKNELFLQWAKSKINLTFLGGTVNKKGVVNYPFIYPSVIIALIVLVLVFVLLKYTKFGRTVYAVGGSEQSALMMGLNVRRTKLFVYVINGFLCSLGGFLFCLNTCAGFVEQAKGFEMEAIASAVIGGTLLTGGVGNVFGSLFGVLIKGTIETFITFQGTLSSWWTKITIAALLAFFIILQSLFAKAKEKR, encoded by the coding sequence ATGAAAAAAATGGGTAAAATAGACGGCAAAGTATTCCTTCTGATTATTACAATCGTTCTTTTCCTTGCCATGTATCTGGCCGGTGTTATTATCTTTAACAGTAAGGGCTTTGCAAAGCCTCAGGTATTTTTAAATCTGTTCATATCCAATGCAGGACTCATTGTCATAGCAGCAGGAATGACCATGGTCATGATTACCGGAGGAATTGATATTTCCGTTGGTTCCGTGGTGGCTCTTACCTGTATGATGCTTGCCTGGATGATGGAGGTTAAGGGTGTAGGAGCGGTTCCGGCTCTCATCATCGTCCTGATCATGGGCCTGGTATTTGGTCTGGTACAGGGATTTTTAATTGCTTATTTAAAGCTACAGCCCTTTATCGTTACCCTGGCAGGCATGTTCTTTGCCAGAGGTATGACAGCCATTATCAGCCAGGAGATGATCAGTGTAAAAAATGAATTATTCCTCCAATGGGCGAAAAGCAAAATTAACTTAACCTTCCTGGGGGGAACGGTGAATAAAAAGGGCGTGGTAAATTATCCCTTTATCTATCCCAGTGTTATCATTGCCCTGATTGTCCTGGTTCTTGTATTCGTGCTCTTAAAGTATACGAAGTTTGGACGGACGGTCTATGCGGTAGGTGGCAGTGAGCAGTCGGCCCTGATGATGGGTCTTAATGTAAGGCGCACCAAGCTTTTTGTTTATGTCATCAATGGGTTTTTATGTTCCCTTGGGGGCTTCCTGTTCTGCTTGAATACGTGTGCCGGATTCGTGGAGCAGGCAAAGGGCTTTGAGATGGAGGCCATTGCATCTGCCGTTATCGGAGGCACCCTGCTCACCGGAGGTGTTGGCAATGTCTTTGGAAGCTTGTTCGGGGTACTGATTAAAGGAACCATTGAGACCTTTATCACCTTTCAGGGAACTCTTTCTTCCTGGTGGACCAAGATTACCATAGCAGCCCTTTTGGCTTTCTTTATTATACTTCAGAGCCTTTTTGCAAAGGCAAAGGAAAAACGATAA
- a CDS encoding ABC transporter permease — protein sequence MNKFMGYYKKLTGARLFLPLFCLVLVLLSNLIKTPGFFEVTIKNGVLYGYIIDVINRASDLVILAVGMTLVVAASGGTDISVGAVMSVAGAVCCFILAGGQQSVNAFQNPYLLGVLAAVIAGILCGCFNGFLVAKMKIQPMVATLILFTAGRGIAQLITKGQITYIRVESYKMLGSSIPGIPIPTPVFVALIVVLLTYVLLKKTTLGLYIQTVGINPKASRLMGINSPMIIFLSYVFCGLCAGISGLVASSRIYSADANNIGLNLELDAILAVALGGNSLGGGKFSLLGSVIGAYTIQALSTTLYAMGVSPDQIPVYKAAVVVVIVALQSTELKRIVKRLQTERAAGKKVA from the coding sequence ATGAATAAGTTCATGGGATATTATAAAAAGCTGACGGGAGCCCGGCTGTTTCTTCCTCTGTTTTGCCTGGTATTAGTATTGTTGTCCAATCTTATAAAGACACCTGGATTTTTTGAAGTAACCATTAAAAACGGGGTTCTCTACGGCTATATCATTGACGTTATTAACCGGGCCAGCGATCTGGTCATTCTGGCTGTCGGTATGACTCTGGTCGTCGCAGCTTCTGGCGGTACAGATATTTCTGTAGGAGCAGTCATGTCAGTGGCTGGTGCGGTTTGCTGCTTTATTCTGGCTGGGGGCCAGCAGTCGGTCAACGCATTCCAGAATCCATATCTCTTAGGTGTTCTGGCAGCTGTAATCGCCGGTATCTTATGCGGGTGCTTTAACGGATTTTTAGTGGCAAAGATGAAGATTCAGCCCATGGTCGCCACGTTGATTCTGTTTACGGCGGGCCGGGGAATCGCCCAGCTGATTACCAAAGGCCAGATTACCTACATACGTGTGGAATCCTATAAGATGTTAGGTTCCAGCATTCCGGGAATTCCAATTCCCACTCCTGTGTTCGTGGCATTAATCGTAGTTCTTTTGACCTATGTGCTGTTAAAGAAAACAACTCTTGGACTTTATATTCAGACGGTAGGAATTAATCCCAAGGCTTCCAGGCTCATGGGAATTAATTCTCCTATGATTATTTTCTTATCCTATGTATTTTGCGGTCTTTGTGCTGGAATTTCTGGTCTTGTGGCTTCATCAAGAATCTATTCGGCCGATGCCAATAACATTGGACTGAATCTGGAGCTGGATGCGATTTTAGCAGTTGCCCTGGGAGGAAACAGCTTGGGCGGTGGTAAATTCTCTCTGCTTGGAAGTGTCATCGGAGCCTATACCATTCAGGCTTTAAGCACCACCTTATATGCCATGGGAGTGTCACCTGACCAGATTCCGGTTTACAAGGCAGCTGTAGTGGTGGTAATTGTTGCCCTCCAGTCAACAGAACTTAAGAGAATCGTGAAGCGGTTACAAACAGAACGTGCAGCGGGAAAGAAGGTGGCATAA